The Eremothecium cymbalariae DBVPG#7215 chromosome 8, complete sequence genome has a window encoding:
- the MPS3 gene encoding Mps3p (similar to Ashbya gossypii AGR312W) gives MSGDSRQRLYNQSIHNAYNALLSQKRSSGSGDFHHRSSAVVSNNNSEHEVGDMSEFSDGDQLKDEAMIQEDDSDERLGDGEDEEYSRFKKSLVNGHNDDDYRWLDDDEDTDYTDEADQSFIQDDEGDTYIYEESHYEGERIGRERWLKWLLGGLLCGLLVWYMYGGVSPGANPDLYKRVNQLQTQLNHLSHDTEAQRKTFKSDLDSNIKMIIQQFEKNIKRILPRDVSKLESNIAHLEAEMQQINQMLLMENVTQWQRDLVTKLNEKLPDKIPIVMENDTNMLLIPELHEYLSILISQIVQQSVTSLPQFKFNMNHYIKEVLNNNFQFVDKQYFLNHLQESLLSTRDEIKQELESRLSHLTSPELVPQQVSSVLLKKLVHKIYNSNLHQWESDLNIATFAQGTKLLNHLCSKTIHGPVGPMDLLQDCNSCTSTYWKCNSEGCSWAIRLEEPMYLTKIGYLHGKFSHNLQIMTAAPKKISVFVKLYEGARGIPSNVQRWSKNNHFVSLGHWEYDIFDNKIRQDFELPLWFIQGKFLIRSIGFEINSNHGNPEYTALRKFVVNAVTPKDLKLMDQFPADWKIQVPDYSVMIDDQERIRASRIAQLHNSNEVPSFGDDEVDT, from the coding sequence ATGAGCGGGGATTCACGTCAAAGGTTATACAACCAAAGTATTCACAACGCATATAATGCGTTGTTGAGCCAAAAACGATCAAGTGGTTCAGGTGATTTTCACCATCGGTCTTCCGCGGTTGTGagcaataataatagcGAACATGAAGTTGGTGATATGAGCGAGTTTAGTGATGGTGACCAACTGAAGGACGAAGCTATGATTCAGGAAGATGACTCTGACGAGAGGCTTGGGGATGGGGAGGATGAGGAGTACTCTAGGTTTAAGAAATCTCTGGTAAATGGTCACAACGATGATGATTACAGATGGTtggatgacgatgaagataCAGATTACACGGATGAAGCAGACCAAAGTTTTATCCAGGATGACGAGGGCGAcacgtatatatatgaggAGAGTCACTATGAAGGAGAGCGTATTGGAAGGGAGCGGTGGCTCAAGTGGTTGTTGGGTGGGCTGTTATGCGGGCTATTGGTGTGGTATATGTACGGTGGGGTCTCACCAGGGGCTAATCCAGACTTGTATAAACGGGTCAATCAGTTGCAAACTCAGTTAAATCACTTGAGCCATGACACAGAGGCACAACGAAAAACATTTAAATCTGATTTAGACTCTAATATCAAAATGATTATTCAGCAATTTGAGAAAAATATAAAGCGTATCTTGCCTAGAGATGTGAGCAAGCTTGAATCAAATATTGCACACCTGGAGGCAGAGATGCAGCAAATCAACCAGATGTTGTTAATGGAAAACGTGACCCAGTGGCAACGGGACCTGGTAACGAAGCTGAACGAGAAGTTACCCGATAAGATTCCCATAGTGATGGAGAATGATACAAATATGCTGCTGATTCCTGAACTACATGAGTACctttcaattttaataaGTCAGATTGTGCAACAGAGCGTTACATCTTTACCGCAGTTCAAGTTCAATATGAACCATTATATTAAAGAGGTACTGAACAACAATTTTCAGTTTGTTGATAAACAGTATTTTCTGAATCATTTGCAGGAAAGTCTGCTTTCGACTAGGGATGAGATCAAACAAGAGTTGGAATCACGACTATCGCATCTGACGTCCCCAGAGTTAGTTCCTCAGCAAGTTTCGTCGGTACTGCTTAAGAAGCTAGTGCACAAGATATATAACTCAAATCTGCATCAGTGGGAGTCTGATCTCAATATTGCTACGTTTGCTCAAGGAACTAAGCTTCTCAATCACCTGTGTTCAAAAACCATCCATGGGCCTGTAGGCCCCATGGATTTACTACAAGATTGCAATAGCTGCACTTCAACTTATTGGAAGTGCAATTCAGAGGGCTGCAGTTGGGCTATTAGGCTAGAAGAGCCTATGTACTTGACTAAAATTGGGTACCTCCATGGAAAGTTTAGCCATAATCTACAGATAATGACTGCAGCACCCAAAAAAATCAGCGTATTTGTAAAGTTATATGAAGGCGCGCGTGGAATACCCTCCAACGTACAACGGTGGTCGAAGAATAACCATTTCGTCTCCTTAGGCCATTGGGAATATGACATATTCGATAACAAGATTCGCCAAGACTTTGAACTGCCATTATGGTTTATTCAGGGAAAATTTCTGATTCGATCAATCGGATTTGAGATCAATTCTAACCATGGTAATCCTGAATATACGGCTCTCAGAAAATTTGTAGTAAATGCCGTCACACCAAAAGATCTCAAACTAATGGATCAATTCCCTGCTGATTGGAAAATCCAAGTCCCTGACTACTCTGTCATGATAGATGACCAAGAACGCATTAGAGCTTCTCGCATAGCACAACTACACAACTCAAACGAAGTACCGTCATTCGGCGATGACGAAGTTGATACCTAA